DNA from Leucoraja erinacea ecotype New England chromosome 39, Leri_hhj_1, whole genome shotgun sequence:
ccttaagctgtgaccccttgtcctggacttccctaacatcgggaacaatcttcctgcacctccaGAATATAATCATATAACGTGCATCATAATGAAACACTCCCAATAGACCATTCCCTTCATATTCAAAAATACACCCACCTCCTAATTAGAGTTTCTGGGTCGAAATTGGAttgtgtgatttttatttttttaattttagatcgCCCTAACTCAATTGTTCAGAAAGACTGGGTTGCATTCCTATAGAAATGTTCACCTCTCCTCCAGGCTGTCCCAAGATGCAGACAAAGAACTACTTTCAACCAGCCCCGTGTAGTAGGGAAATGCAACAGTCAGTTTTGAAAATGGAAAGTTCTCACTTTCTTAACAGTGTTCTTGATATGCACTTGCATTTAAAAGTCACGAGGCTGACCCAAAATCAAAAAACAAACATGGATATTTGAAATTAAAAGAGGGGCCAACACCTCTTCTGAAAATGGTGACTGTCTTATCAGGATTGCCCAATGTGAAAGCAGCATTTAGTTTTCTGCTAGTGTGAAATTGATCAGCTTATTTTTGCAGGTATTAGGGCTGAATATTGACATTTGTGGTGTGTCTTAATGATTGAGACTGAAATGTGAACTTGCGGGTGGTTGCATACACTGATACCCCAATTAGTGTTCCCCACAAGAGCACTGATTTGTTAGAGTGGCCTTGTTCTTGGGGACTGAACATGAACAGGTTTGTTCATACCTTAGTCTGCAgaagggctcgacccaaaacatcatttactcaagttctccagggatgctgcgtgacttgctgagttcctccagcactttgcgtttttttATTCTCAAGTCTGCTCTACTATTTGATCgttgctgatctattttccccaatcaacaccattctccattcCATACAGCTGTCTGTTTACATCTTCCCTTTTTTTTATAATACAGGCACTTATAGAGGGGTGCCGACCAAAAATGTCccgtatccttgttctccagaggtgctgcctgacctgctgagttataccagcactttTAACCTCAACACTCCTTCCATGTGATGCCGTGTTTCAACATTGAAATCATCAATTTCGGATAACAATGTGTCCCATTTGATTTAGAATTAACCAGATCTGATAAAAGAGCGCAAGTGTCTGGTAAAGCTGTcgcctagtctacgcttggtctcgctgatgtagaatCCATTTGCATGCACCTCTGATCTCTTCCATTGTATTTAGTGCTCTGAATATGGCCTCCTCTGCACCAGTGTAGCCTGGCGTAGACTAGGCAAACTCTTAGTCAAACATCTGTGCCTGTcttgcagaattactccagcattttgtgtctaccttcagtttaagccagcatctgcagttctttcttacatacttAATTTGGTTCTTGTCTGAACTATTTGGGTAGATGGAAAGAAACAATTTGTGGTGGTTTGACAGGAGCCCTGGACTGGAGATGATTAGACCAGAAGTTAAAATTTGTATAATTAGATGCCCATCGTCACATGCTCTGATTTTGCATGACTGCAGTAGGATGTTACATATTTCATATTTTTAATTACAGATAACTGGACAGTTTTCTCATCGAATGTTTCAAAATTTGCCACCCATTCTTTGTGTCCCCTTGAAAAACATAGTGGATGATGATTTTTTACTAGCTGGGTAAGTACATTTCCTGTCAGCAAGCATTTATACAACATGAGAGTCATTTCAATACAAAGAGGAATACAAATGTGTCTGTCTTTTTTGAATTTCATTTTCCTGTTTCCACAGTCATATATTCCTTGGTTTTACAAAATGTGGTAGGTATGTACTGTCCTACACCAGAGATGTGCCAGAGCAAGACTTTGATGAATTACCCTACTATGTGTATTACCTGTACTGGTGGAAGTTCAACATCCATGACAAGTTGAAAAAGGCGAGTAACTCTTGAAGAAAGCAAACCAAACTCAGTGACCCCTGAAAGGGTCTTATTTTTTTTCCTCTACCTGTTGGGATCCATTCCGTCAATTTTTTGGGTTAGAAATGACTTGCATTTgtctattattttttttaacagagAAAGCTCTCAGATTTATATGATATATTGAGAAGTCACATAAGATGACATGAGAACAGATAATCAAATAGGCAGGTTTTATCAACAAGCCATGTAAGAAAAAACAGAAAGGTAGCGGTGCAATTCAGGCAACGTTCcgatgaacctcttctgcaccctctccaaagcctccatcttTCCATGTGGCAAGCGAAACTGCTTGAAATACTCTGAATGTggttaaccaaagttttataaagctgcaacatgagttcctcacttctatactctgatgcTACGACCGATGAAGGCAGGTATGCCCTACACCTTTTTTACCAacctatccacttgtgttgccactttcacagAGTTATGGACTTgtaccccaagatccttctgtacatcagaTATACATGATAGAGCGACTAAACTTGGGATCAACAAATCAGAATTGGAAGGTAACGGATATCGGAGATAGAGGTCACAAAGCAAAGTGACATTCTGCTTGTGAATCTCTGTGCAATACGCAATGGCAGAGGCCAGCCAATTAGCCTGTTTGCACCACTTATCAGCACTGGGAGCACTAGAGGTTGAGCCAGCCAGAGCAGACACCATGCTTTGTTGCTATTGTGAAATTAGTGTAATAAATTTAATGTGTGTGTAGATGCCCGCATGCATGCAATTGTGGTACATCTGTCACTCGCTGTCAATGGCACATTAATTACCTGTACAGTACCAATTTAACACATCCCATACTGGAAGCAGGGAAAAACTTGTTATCCTCGAGCTGGGAGTGATTTCCAATTTGCTCACAGTCACACATTTGGACACATTAGCTGTGCTTAATTCTATACTcactttttagttttttttttagaaaaacgTGCAAGTTGAATTACTCTGCGGAAGACGACTAAAGATTGATTTCACTCTTTTTGCTTTATTGAATTTTAGGTTAGGCAAGTGCTTCTTTTCAAAGATCAGGAAGTGTACAGTGACCTGTATCTAACTGTGTGTGAATGGCCAAGTGATCCCTCAAAGCTTATTGTGTTTGGATTCAAGTGAGTAAACTTGGAACAAGATTTGGATGTTGCTGGCAAGGTTGGCGTTTATTGTTCATTCCTAATTACTCTTGAAGTGAGTGGGCTGCTCTGTTATTTCAGATTTAGTCAAACCacattgttattcagattcagattagtttactgTCATAAACACCAGGGTGCAATTAAATAAATCGTTCTCAGGAAACTCAGATTACACACTATGCACAATAATAACAGATGCAACAATAAGTACATATAATAACGTcataaaagggaactgcagatgctggtttataccaacgatagtccaaatgctggagtaactcagcgggtcaggcagcatttctggagaaaatagatagactCAATcgaaagaagggtcccggcctgaaatgtcaATGAAAACATGCTGTCACTTTCCCTACATTATAGCAGTGACATTTGTAGTACCGTGTCGGCAGTAAGGTCCTTTGAGATGCCCTGAAAGTTGCTATACAAGTCTATCTCTCACTCTGATTTAGATGCATGTGAGCTCAAATCCTTCGGTTAAAAACCTGTCACAAAACTAGTGTATTTGCTAACCATTACTAAATCAGTTTACTCACTTCTCTGTCACTGCATTTTAAGTAAGGAGTTATCACAGTGCCCTTTCTGAATGTAAACCATCCAAAAGAGATGAATGATTCATTAACTTTTAGTTTCATCATGGTTTTCTGGTgggtttatttttaatatttcccCTATCTAGTTCTTTCCAATGGAGGCAGCCAAGTAATAGTGTTGTATTTCCCTTATGCCTGTGGCTGGTAGAAATGTGGGAGACACCCTTCTCATTGGGACTGTTATTTataggggatgggtgggggatgTTTGAGAgattgtgtttaaaaaataaataaatattctacattccctccacaaagTTGAAATGCAATCTTTTTGTTTAATACAGCATTCGGTCAGTAAATGATCTGCTGATAAATATGGTTATGAGCGATGAAAATGATAGAGATATTTATATCACAACTGTTGCCACACCGCCATTTGTGCTGTGTCCCGACTGCAGAGATATGGCTTTGCTTAATACAGGTATGAATGTTAACCATTTTTttgtatgtgtgcgcgtgtgtgcatatGTCTTTGAGTGTTTAAATTATTGCATTTCACTTGCTGTTGTATGTTTTACAGGTGAGCAGAATGCCTATTGCCTGCAGCACGGCTTCATGCTTCACACTAAGTACCAGGTGGTGTATCCCTTTCCCACGTTCCAGCCTGCTTTCCAGCTCAAGAAAGATGGAGTAGTGTTACTTAACACCAGCTACTCTCTGGTAGCATGTGCAATATCTGTAAATACAACAGGTATGGCCCAAGTGGTCATTGTTCATACGGGAACCTAGATAGTATGGGGCTGGAATAGGCGCAAGATAATTTTACAGGAAAATTATGGCATTGTTTTGTTCAGGCagtgtagcacagcggtagagttgctgcctcatagtgccagagatttgggttcaatcctgattacgggtgctgtctgcaccgagtttgtatgttctccctgggaccaagTGGGATttctcccgggtgctctggtttcctcccacactgaaaaggcgtgcaggtttgtaggttaattggcttttgtaagttctcctagtgtgtaggatagtgctaatgtactggGTGATCTCTGCTCGGCACGGAagcgatgggccaaaaggcctctttccaatctgtatctctaaactaaactaactcttgGGAGCGTGGTGATAGTATATTTGAAGCTGAGGGCTGAGATCAAATAGGAAGGTGGAAAGAATGTGAGAATTGAAATTGGAAAAAACAGAACATTGTTGTCATGGATAAGGTGCGCTTGCAGTGGAATGAGGAGATATAGGTGAGAAACGAAAGATTTGAGGTTAGGACTGAAggcccttgcctatttccttgcagCAAGCAACCTAGTGGGAGAGGAAAGATAGAGAGAAAGTAATCCGGTCATAAAATATTGCTCACGTGTTGAAACTAATCGAGAAGATGTGCATTGCTTTAACTATGTTTTCCCATTCAGATCCATTTTACACCTTTTGTTTTCTGTGTGACTCGCAGGGAAAAATGAACAAGTTCTGTACGGCAAGAGCAGAGAAAACGGTGAGCCTCCAGGAGATCATGAGGTGGATCCAAGGACTTGTATTTCACCGGGATTATGCAGTCCCAAGTCAATTCATAACTGTGAAGGCACAAAACACCCTTTATGCAGCCAAGGAACCCTGGACTCTGCCTCTCACAAAGCCAATGCTGACAACTGCCCGCACACGGAAAACTGTTTGGAGGAAGCGTTGAGCTGGGAACATGAAGCCTGCAAGCACGCCGTTTTGGCAGCGTGTAACCCTGCCCACTGCGACCGTCTGTCTGCTGCGGGCAAAGCAAAGGAGTTTGCAGCTGACATCTTCAGACGAGCGAGAGCTGCCACCGGCACCCTGGAGCCGTTGGGCAGCGTAGACATGCGCAAGGAAGATGCCCTACAAAGGAAACTTGCGGAAGACTGCCTCCATATCCCTAATCTGCAAGGAAGCGAGACTTCGGAAACCCTTCCTTCCGCCTCCGGTGAATCCAAATTACCGAACCAGTGTTCTAGTTGTGTTGCAGATACTTGTAGTTATGCCTTAAGTACCAAGGAATCACATTCCGTTGTTTTGGGGTGCACTTGTACCACCCATGGGAAGCCCACCCTGGACAATAGTGCATCATCTGATGCTCAAGCAAGGACTGAAGGGACAAGTTGTTTTGTGCAGAGTGACTGGAGCACAACGGATGATTGTAGTACCCAGCACCAGGAAACTGTACAAATAGACCCAGGTTATGTGAATTACATAAAGCTGCACTATGTTTTGGAACCCACTGGCATGGTGGTAGATGATGAAGGTAAGTAGTCTTGTGAAATCTATCGtggcttagttttgtttattgttttacgtgtaccgaggtacagtgaaaagctttagttgtgtgctaaccagtcagcagaaagacaacacatgattacaatcgagccattcacagtgtacagatacatgataaagggaataacatgaataccgtttagtgcaagccagtaaagtccgatcaaagacagtttgagggcctccaatgaggtagatagtaaatcaggactgctctctagtagtggtaggatgattcagttgctttatTTGAGGAGTCGCTACTGTTCCTCACTGCAGAGCTGCAGACAAGAAAATATCAGGACCAACAAGGCTGGCCACAATGACTTCAGGCGGGATGGTGCCCTGGTAGGCCCATTGCTGTTAAGGGACGGCGTGATCTCAAaagggaaacaatgtggagaactgtggaactgataAAATGAAAAGAGATGAAGGGAGCGTAAGTAGAAGCTACTTAAAgtgagagaattcaatgctcacacTACTAAGTGGTAAGCTACCCCACCAAAATATGAggcgttgttcctccaatttgtgtgtggtctcactctcaacaggacagaatggtcagtgcgggaatgggaatTGAAATGGTTGGCATACCGTAGGCCTTGGCGGGGTGCCTTGGTTATCACCAGGAGCCTTGAGGTACTGTGTTGAACAATGCTTTTAACATCATGGGAGGTTGGGGTGTTGTTTGCAATATGGAAGTGTGTAACAAGcccaagttgattgcattcctTTTTTCAATTTTAACTCTGGCTGCATCTTAGAATCATTATTTCAGACCTGATTCAGTAACATCATCTCTTATGCAAAACTGTACCTTTTATGTGGGAGACTAAAAGTGTTTTTGTTTCTCACAGGATATGATGATAAGATCTCATTGCCCTTTGTAGTGACTGACTTGAGAGGAAAGAATCTGAAGCCTTTTAAAGAAAATGCCTTGTTTCAGGTAACTTACCCAATCCAAATCCATTATATAAATGAGACTGTGATCCTTATGGCCTTGAGAACCTACtgtggtattaaaaaaaaaaaaggcacaaaatgctggagtaactcagcaggtcaggcagcatctctgaagaacatcgaaagatgatgtttcgggttgggtcccttcttcagactcccgacctgaaaccacatgcccatgttctccagaggtgctgcctgacccactgagtttcttcagcatttagtATCttgttctttgtaaaccagcatctgatgtaCGTTGTTTCTAATGTGCATCAAATCGTACATGCTCTTCATAACCTTTGACTCGCCTTGTTAAAATCTGGCTCAT
Protein-coding regions in this window:
- the dcaf15 gene encoding DDB1- and CUL4-associated factor 15 isoform X1: MAPSRSKGPVVRRKNNVLRSLYRLKITGQFSHRMFQNLPPILCVPLKNIVDDDFLLAGHIFLGFTKCGRYVLSYTRDVPEQDFDELPYYVYYLYWWKFNIHDKLKKVRQVLLFKDQEVYSDLYLTVCEWPSDPSKLIVFGFNIRSVNDLLINMVMSDENDRDIYITTVATPPFVLCPDCRDMALLNTGEQNAYCLQHGFMLHTKYQVVYPFPTFQPAFQLKKDGVVLLNTSYSLVACAISVNTTGKNEQVLYGKSRENGEPPGDHEVDPRTCISPGLCSPKSIHNCEGTKHPLCSQGTLDSASHKANADNCPHTENCLEEALSWEHEACKHAVLAACNPAHCDRLSAAGKAKEFAADIFRRARAATGTLEPLGSVDMRKEDALQRKLAEDCLHIPNLQGSETSETLPSASGESKLPNQCSSCVADTCSYALSTKESHSVVLGCTCTTHGKPTLDNSASSDAQARTEGTSCFVQSDWSTTDDCSTQHQETVQIDPGYVNYIKLHYVLEPTGMVVDDEGYDDKISLPFVVTDLRGKNLKPFKENALFQGKYLTVEQLTLDFEYVINEVIRNDASWSKRYCSFSDYDIVILEVCPVTNHVIINIGLLLLAYPSDEEGQARPKAYHTCLKGAWNLNTGIFATVGVGELTAVQGQTSGSVWSTFRKSCVDVAMRWLVPESTFRNVNRMTNEALHKGRSLKRLADSGRSMWIVL
- the dcaf15 gene encoding DDB1- and CUL4-associated factor 15 isoform X2, producing MAPSRSKGPVVRRKNNVLRSLYRLKITGQFSHRMFQNLPPILCVPLKNIVDDDFLLAGHIFLGFTKCGRYVLSYTRDVPEQDFDELPYYVYYLYWWKFNIHDKLKKVRQVLLFKDQEVYSDLYLTVCEWPSDPSKLIVFGFNIRSVNDLLINMVMSDENDRDIYITTVATPPFVLCPDCRDMALLNTGEQNAYCLQHGFMLHTKYQVVYPFPTFQPAFQLKKDGVVLLNTSYSLVACAISVNTTGKNEQVLYGKSRENGEPPGDHEVDPRTCISPGLCSPKSIHNCEGTKHPLCSQGTLDSASHKANADNCPHTENCLEEALSWEHEACKHAVLAACNPAHCDRLSAAGKAKEFAADIFRRARAATGTLEPLGSVDMRKEDALQRKLAEDCLHIPNLQGSETSETLPSASGESKLPNQCSSCVADTCSYALSTKESHSVVLGCTCTTHGKPTLDNSASSDAQARTEGTSCFVQSDWSTTDDCSTQHQETVQIDPGYVNYIKLHYVLEPTGMVVDDEGYDDKISLPFVVTDLRGKNLKPFKENALFQGKYLTVEQLTLDFEYVINEVIRNDASWSKRYCSFSDYDIVILEVCPVTNHVIINIGLLLLAYPSDEEGQARPKAYHTCLKGAWNLNTGIFATVGVGELTAVQGQTSGSVWSTFRKSCVDVAMRWLVPESTFRNVNRMTNEALHKGVR